The genomic interval TCCGGCGGACCTCGAAGATCTTGCGGCGCCCCTGTCCTGCGCCGGTGTCCCAATCACGCTTGCGCGCGACGTCGTCGCACTCTTCGAACTCGCGGCCGTGGCGCCCGCGATTCCAGCGATCTTCGATGTCGCGGAATAGCTCGAGTCCGAGCTTGTACGGATTCAGGCGTGTGGGTGAAGTCGCCATCGTGCCGGAATGGTGATCGGCATAATCGACGATGTCGGCCGCCGTCAGGGCGTGCTGCGTCATGATGGTCGAGTGCCAATAGCTGGCCCAACCCTCGTTCATGATCTTGGTCTGGCCCTGCGGGGCGAAATAGTACGCCTCGTCCCGAATGATCGACAGCACGTCGAGCTGCCAGGCCCGTAGCGGCGCGTGCTCGAGCAGAAACAGCATCACGTCGCGGGCCGGTTCGCGGGGATGCTGCTGCGATTGCTGTTGCTGCAGGCGTAGCCGCTCGGCCTCGGCCGCGAGCACCTGCGGTGGATTGACGAACGGCTCGAGATACGACTTCGACTCGAACCGCCCTGGACGGACCGGCTGCTCGTCTTCGCTCGCCGGGACCTCTCGAACCGGGTCACGGCGGCGAATTGCAGTCGAGTGAATATCGATCAGGTCTTCGATGCTCAAGCAAGCGTCGATGAAGGCTTCGACTTCGTCCACGCCGTAGCGATCCATGTACCGCCGGATGCGGTTGCCGTGATTGGCCATCCCGTCCATCATCTTGCGATCGGTGTGGGCGAAATAGGCGTTGTTCTTGAAGAAATCGCAGTGCCCGTAGACGTGGGCCATGACGAGCTTCTGGTCGGACAGCGCGTTGGACCGCATCAGGTAGGCGTAGCAGGGGTCGTTGTTGATGACCAGCTCGTAGATCTTTTGCAGGCCGTAAACGTAGCCCTTGCTCAGTTGCTCGTACTCCATACCGAAGCGCCAGTGCGGATAACGCACCGGAAAGCCACCGTAGGCCGCGATCTCGTTGAGCTGGTCGTAATCGACCACC from Pirellulales bacterium carries:
- a CDS encoding SpoVR family protein, which gives rise to MRTQHKPLPAELARLQVEIEEYARRHGLDFYQTIFEVVDYDQLNEIAAYGGFPVRYPHWRFGMEYEQLSKGYVYGLQKIYELVINNDPCYAYLMRSNALSDQKLVMAHVYGHCDFFKNNAYFAHTDRKMMDGMANHGNRIRRYMDRYGVDEVEAFIDACLSIEDLIDIHSTAIRRRDPVREVPASEDEQPVRPGRFESKSYLEPFVNPPQVLAAEAERLRLQQQQSQQHPREPARDVMLFLLEHAPLRAWQLDVLSIIRDEAYYFAPQGQTKIMNEGWASYWHSTIMTQHALTAADIVDYADHHSGTMATSPTRLNPYKLGLELFRDIEDRWNRGRHGREFEECDDVARKRDWDTGAGQGRRKIFEVRRIHNDLTFIDEFLTLDFCRQHRLFSFGYNREAEAYEIESREFPKIKQRLLFSLTNMGRPIIQVRDGNYKNRGELFLEHVFSGVELQLNYAHDTLVNLHRLWSRPVHIESVLDGGKAVLSYDGHEHSMEKQKQSG